In a single window of the Verrucomicrobiia bacterium genome:
- the cysK gene encoding cysteine synthase A — protein sequence MGRIYNNIVETVGHTPLVKLNKVTAGLDATVLLKCEFFNPLGSVKDRIGMAMIEDAERRGVLKPGTTIIEPTSGNTGIALAFVAAAKGYKIILTMPETMSLERRTLLAMLGAKLVLTPGSEGMKGAIARAEQISRETPNSWIPQQFENPANPAIHRHTTAEEIWADTDGKVDILISAVGTGGTITGCVEVIKERKPSFQAIAVEPKDSPVITQALAGQPLKPGPHKIQGTGAGFIPKNLHLKDSKGNPQITECIEVTNDEAFAMARRLAKEEGLLVGISTGANVVAAIEVARRPENKGKLIVTIACSTGERYLSTPLAAEAKAEVGG from the coding sequence ATGGGACGCATCTATAATAACATCGTTGAAACCGTAGGCCACACCCCGCTCGTTAAGCTCAACAAAGTCACCGCCGGCCTGGATGCCACCGTGCTCCTCAAATGCGAATTCTTCAACCCGCTCGGCAGCGTCAAAGACCGTATCGGCATGGCCATGATCGAAGACGCCGAACGGCGCGGCGTGTTGAAGCCGGGCACTACGATCATTGAACCCACCAGCGGCAATACCGGCATCGCGCTCGCCTTCGTCGCCGCGGCCAAGGGCTACAAAATCATTTTGACCATGCCTGAAACGATGTCACTCGAACGCCGCACCTTGCTCGCCATGCTCGGCGCGAAACTCGTTCTCACTCCCGGCAGCGAAGGCATGAAAGGCGCCATCGCCCGCGCGGAACAAATTTCCAGGGAAACTCCGAATTCCTGGATTCCTCAACAGTTTGAAAATCCCGCCAACCCCGCGATCCATCGCCACACCACCGCCGAAGAAATCTGGGCGGACACGGATGGCAAGGTGGATATTTTGATTTCCGCTGTCGGCACTGGCGGGACCATCACCGGCTGCGTCGAGGTCATCAAAGAACGCAAACCTTCTTTCCAAGCCATCGCCGTCGAACCCAAAGATTCTCCCGTCATCACCCAGGCCCTCGCCGGCCAGCCGCTCAAGCCCGGCCCGCACAAAATCCAGGGCACGGGCGCCGGTTTCATCCCCAAAAATCTTCACCTCAAAGACAGCAAGGGCAACCCGCAAATCACTGAGTGCATCGAAGTCACCAATGACGAGGCCTTTGCCATGGCCCGTCGCCTCGCAAAAGAAGAGGGCTTGCTCGTCGGCATCTCCACCGGCGCAAACGTCGTCGCCGCCATCGAAGTCGCCAGGCGTCCCGAGAACAAAGGCAAGCTGATCGTGACCATCGCCTGCTCGACCGGCGAACGCTACCTCAGCACCCCGCTCGCGGCTGAAGCCAAAGCCGAAGTCGGCGGATAA
- a CDS encoding lipid II flippase Amj family protein, with product MDRQLILICVLTFIIHLIGTLAYSVRIAGVRTRRIAVSFALFNVLVLLSRTSNSFQGTFLAKRVEQSLDHAASHNLLADFRWLLFSATLATAIGAVLVPTFQRVFSRAVLHFQAHRSIPTLLLHGFFRGGVIYVKDSMKVPVSGNVTQLRMGQGVTVSLLLLNVAAVAVWTVGVVAALYAGYLKPELRMTAITLSSVVNGVATVLMFVFIDPQMSMMTDDVVEGRVSEPSFRRAVVWMIGSRLAGTLIAQVLLIPVATVIVFLAEKI from the coding sequence ATGGACCGCCAACTTATTTTGATCTGTGTCCTCACGTTCATCATTCATTTAATCGGCACGCTCGCCTACTCCGTCCGCATCGCGGGCGTTCGCACCCGCCGCATTGCCGTGTCCTTTGCGCTGTTCAACGTGCTCGTTCTGCTCTCGCGCACCTCCAATTCTTTTCAAGGCACTTTCCTCGCCAAACGAGTCGAGCAATCCCTCGACCATGCCGCCTCCCACAACCTGCTCGCGGATTTCCGCTGGTTGCTTTTTTCGGCGACACTCGCCACGGCCATCGGCGCCGTGTTGGTTCCGACCTTTCAACGCGTCTTCAGCCGCGCCGTGCTGCATTTTCAAGCCCACCGTTCAATTCCCACATTGTTGCTACACGGCTTTTTTCGAGGCGGCGTCATTTATGTGAAAGATTCCATGAAAGTTCCCGTTTCCGGCAACGTCACCCAACTGCGAATGGGGCAGGGCGTCACCGTCTCGTTGCTCCTGCTCAATGTCGCCGCCGTTGCCGTCTGGACCGTCGGCGTGGTCGCCGCGCTCTACGCCGGTTATCTCAAGCCCGAGTTGCGCATGACCGCCATCACCCTTTCATCCGTCGTGAACGGCGTGGCGACCGTCCTCATGTTTGTATTCATAGACCCGCAAATGTCCATGATGACCGACGACGTCGTCGAAGGCCGCGTCAGCGAACCTTCGTTTCGCCGCGCGGTCGTATGGATGATCGGCAGCCGACTGGCGGGAACCCTCATTGCCCAGGTCCTCCTCATCCCGGTCGCGACAGTGATTGTTTTTCTGGCCGAAAAAATCTGA